In a genomic window of Streptomyces sp. NBC_01142:
- a CDS encoding IS701 family transposase, with amino-acid sequence MGGELADARSWAGELKALHERFVHRFSRSEPRESALAYMRGLIAPLERKNGWTLAEEAGHGGPDRIHRLLNRIDWSADEVLDDVRDYVVEHLGDPDAVLIVDDTGFLKKGIRSAGVQRQYSGTAGRTENSQIGVFLAYAGGRGRTLIDRRLYLPTSWTDDRDRCRAAGIDDTVAFETKVVMAKAMVRRAITDRIPFRWVTADAAYGFSKGWRSELERADVFHVMATTRHDTVVTRWAMDHPVHDLFPGLSRQKWKRRSCGNGAHGPRVYDWARVEVRPWHREDRRHWVIARRSVRRPEEISYYIAYCPADTTLDELIRIAGSRWAVEECFQTAKQECGLDDYQVRRYDGWHRHITLAMAAHACLTVLRARELDTGKAETDPPSSYP; translated from the coding sequence ATGGGTGGGGAACTTGCTGATGCCCGGTCGTGGGCCGGTGAACTGAAGGCCTTGCACGAGCGGTTCGTGCACCGTTTCTCCAGGTCGGAGCCGCGGGAGTCGGCTCTCGCCTATATGCGGGGGCTGATAGCTCCGCTGGAGCGGAAGAACGGCTGGACGCTTGCCGAGGAGGCCGGGCATGGCGGCCCGGACCGGATCCACCGGCTGCTGAACCGGATCGACTGGAGCGCGGACGAAGTCCTGGACGACGTGCGGGACTACGTCGTCGAGCACCTCGGCGATCCGGATGCGGTGCTGATCGTGGACGACACCGGGTTCCTGAAGAAGGGCATCCGCTCGGCCGGGGTCCAGCGCCAATACTCCGGAACCGCCGGCCGGACGGAGAACTCCCAGATCGGGGTCTTCCTCGCCTATGCCGGCGGACGCGGCCGCACATTGATCGACCGCCGCCTCTATCTGCCCACCTCATGGACCGATGACCGCGACCGGTGCCGGGCCGCGGGCATCGACGACACGGTCGCCTTCGAGACGAAAGTGGTGATGGCCAAGGCCATGGTCCGCCGGGCGATCACGGACCGGATCCCGTTCCGGTGGGTGACCGCCGACGCCGCCTACGGCTTCTCCAAGGGCTGGCGTTCTGAGCTGGAGCGGGCGGATGTCTTCCACGTGATGGCCACCACCCGGCATGACACCGTCGTCACCCGCTGGGCCATGGACCACCCCGTTCACGATCTGTTTCCCGGGCTGTCCCGGCAGAAGTGGAAGCGCCGTTCCTGCGGCAACGGCGCCCACGGCCCGAGGGTCTACGACTGGGCGAGGGTCGAGGTCCGTCCCTGGCACCGCGAGGACCGTCGTCACTGGGTGATCGCCCGCCGAAGTGTCCGCCGGCCCGAGGAGATCTCCTACTACATCGCCTACTGCCCGGCCGACACCACACTCGACGAGCTGATCCGCATCGCGGGCAGCCGGTGGGCGGTCGAGGAGTGCTTCCAGACCGCGAAGCAGGAGTGCGGCCTGGACGACTACCAGGTCCGCCGCTACGACGGCTGGCACCGCCACATCACCCTGGCCATGGCCGCACACGCCTGCCTCACCGTCCTGCGGGCCCGTGAACTCGACACCGGGAAAGCAGAAACGGATCCTCCCAGCTCATACCCCTGA
- a CDS encoding carboxymuconolactone decarboxylase family protein: protein MTARMGNPALVVPNAIKPLLALGRAAAATGIPSATLELVNLRASQINGCSVCLHMHARDLRKAGESDERIDTVAGWRDAPYFTDAERAALALAEAVTRTADQSDPVPDAVYDEAAKHYNEEQLASLILAIATVNVWNRLNLATRQVAGTDWS, encoded by the coding sequence ATGACCGCACGTATGGGCAACCCCGCACTGGTCGTTCCCAATGCCATCAAGCCCCTGCTCGCGCTCGGCCGGGCGGCCGCCGCCACCGGCATCCCCTCCGCCACCCTCGAGCTGGTCAACCTGCGCGCCAGCCAGATCAACGGCTGCAGCGTGTGCCTGCACATGCACGCCCGCGACCTGCGCAAGGCCGGCGAATCGGACGAGCGCATCGACACCGTCGCCGGCTGGCGCGACGCGCCGTACTTCACCGACGCCGAGCGCGCCGCACTCGCCCTCGCCGAGGCCGTCACCCGCACCGCCGACCAGTCCGACCCGGTCCCGGACGCGGTCTACGACGAGGCCGCCAAGCACTACAACGAGGAGCAGCTCGCGTCCCTGATCCTCGCCATCGCCACGGTGAATGTCTGGAACCGCCTGAACCTGGCCACCCGCCAGGTCGCGGGCACGGACTGGAGCTGA
- a CDS encoding acetyl-CoA carboxylase biotin carboxylase subunit family protein, which produces MQLYLLALNPTDSVTEGFLPAAHRLGLDVTVLTDRPEAHRAVHPDIELLECDVHDFRAVITRIATHRTADAVFTNSDHLQTQAALAAGYFGLPAKNWQATLRTKDKAEMRRHLSATGADTVRAAELAAGQDPAGALGLDVPYPCVVKPREGVASEDVVLAQTPGDLVLRCKEIQARRPRAALVVEEYLAGELYTLETLGDGRIRHVLGGFHTELSPPPYFIEERLSYVPVHPEPVVAQVLAQLDALGVGFGACHTEFVVHEGRARLIEVNYRAIGDQCDLLLAQLLDVPLFEHILRTHLGEPLPADLGIRTDGVARLDYPCAERAGTLRAAPAAADLAFGDVKLTYRPLRGIGERHELYRTNRDFLGVVRAIGADKESVDRVVADFLAAQRWEITP; this is translated from the coding sequence ATGCAGCTGTACCTGCTCGCCCTCAACCCGACCGACTCGGTCACCGAGGGATTCCTCCCCGCCGCCCACCGGCTCGGCCTCGACGTGACCGTGCTCACCGACCGGCCCGAGGCGCACCGTGCCGTCCACCCGGACATCGAGCTCCTGGAGTGCGACGTACACGACTTCCGTGCGGTCATCACCCGCATAGCGACGCACCGCACTGCGGACGCGGTTTTCACCAACAGCGACCACCTGCAGACCCAGGCGGCCCTGGCCGCAGGTTACTTCGGCCTCCCCGCCAAGAACTGGCAGGCCACGCTGCGTACCAAGGACAAGGCGGAGATGCGCCGCCACCTCTCCGCCACCGGCGCCGACACCGTCCGGGCGGCGGAGCTCGCCGCCGGACAGGACCCGGCCGGAGCACTCGGCCTCGACGTGCCGTACCCCTGTGTGGTCAAGCCGCGCGAGGGCGTGGCCAGCGAGGACGTGGTACTGGCACAAACGCCCGGAGACCTGGTGCTGCGCTGCAAGGAGATCCAGGCGCGCCGGCCGCGGGCCGCACTGGTCGTCGAGGAGTATCTGGCCGGCGAGCTGTACACCCTGGAGACGCTCGGAGACGGCCGCATCCGCCATGTGCTGGGCGGATTCCATACCGAGCTGTCCCCACCGCCGTACTTCATCGAGGAGCGGCTGTCCTACGTCCCGGTCCACCCCGAGCCGGTGGTGGCGCAGGTCCTCGCCCAGCTGGACGCGCTCGGAGTCGGCTTCGGCGCCTGCCACACCGAGTTTGTGGTGCACGAAGGACGCGCACGCCTCATCGAGGTCAACTACCGTGCCATCGGCGACCAGTGCGACCTGCTCCTCGCCCAGTTGCTGGACGTTCCGCTCTTCGAGCACATCCTCCGTACGCACCTGGGTGAGCCGCTGCCTGCGGATTTGGGGATACGGACCGACGGCGTGGCCCGGCTGGACTATCCGTGTGCGGAGCGCGCCGGAACGTTGCGGGCCGCACCCGCCGCAGCCGATCTGGCGTTCGGTGACGTGAAGCTGACATACCGTCCGCTGCGCGGGATCGGCGAGCGGCACGAGCTCTACCGCACCAACCGCGACTTTCTGGGCGTTGTCCGGGCCATCGGTGCCGACAAGGAATCCGTGGACCGGGTCGTGGCCGACTTCCTCGCCGCGCAGCGCTGGGAGATCACGCCGTGA
- a CDS encoding IucA/IucC family protein codes for MTGTKATEASAAEAELLQRVLGALLREDVVGLRTRGTVLERPDGAWLRLATDDGDALLLPVHEDGFQCERSARLPLLRRESDGTELTTADGILTVLGALADPVDRRGFDAFAEECRQTLETLRLHADTQDEVTTALADRHGADPAQWTGLAAGLAHDTLAARLDHPVYPTGRGRSGLTKHQLRTYAPEFHPRFALRWLALPIEEVTSQGGDPAADPAWPWPAPTALGLPELDGSHLALPVHPLTVGEPLRDALRATGLDSRAVLAERPYLEAVPTLSMRTVALAAHPRIHLKLPLATSTLGLLNRRTIKPGTLVDGAAGQRLLQTVIAREHRFRDSILHADETRFAHAGHELLAVLVRRNPAGLDDAVVVPMAALLSRAPGGRLLIDHLADRFYGGDPLALLDAALTLLFDWQTMLFGYGIALESHQQNISLVLEEDGGRPRIRLLLKDNDGPRINTVRMRETLGADAPDPAAFDDVRIFGDSDGPVVDLFTTITVHLCAGAYAFGLARHGRAPLHRLLGLVRERLGEAVARLGTRPGQPGAVLREHVLDAAHLPVKAMVTAGTLFTKDRSGASDINKHYTTGPNYLLRGV; via the coding sequence GTGACGGGGACGAAGGCGACGGAGGCCTCCGCGGCCGAGGCGGAGCTGCTGCAGCGCGTGCTCGGCGCGCTGCTGCGCGAGGACGTCGTGGGCCTGCGCACCCGCGGCACCGTCCTCGAGCGGCCGGACGGAGCCTGGCTGCGCCTGGCAACCGATGACGGGGACGCGCTGCTGCTGCCGGTCCACGAGGACGGATTCCAGTGCGAGAGATCCGCCCGGCTGCCCCTGCTGAGACGGGAGTCCGACGGGACGGAGCTGACCACCGCCGACGGCATTCTGACTGTGCTCGGCGCCCTCGCCGACCCCGTGGACCGCCGCGGCTTCGACGCGTTCGCCGAGGAGTGCCGGCAGACGCTGGAGACCCTGCGCCTGCACGCCGACACGCAGGACGAGGTCACCACAGCGCTCGCCGACCGGCACGGCGCCGATCCCGCACAGTGGACCGGCCTCGCCGCAGGTCTGGCCCACGACACCCTTGCCGCCCGCCTCGACCACCCCGTCTACCCGACAGGACGCGGCCGCTCCGGGCTCACAAAGCACCAACTGCGCACGTACGCACCGGAGTTCCATCCCCGCTTCGCTCTGCGCTGGCTCGCCCTGCCCATCGAAGAGGTCACCTCGCAGGGCGGGGACCCTGCGGCGGACCCGGCCTGGCCGTGGCCCGCGCCGACGGCGCTCGGACTGCCGGAACTCGACGGCAGCCACCTCGCCCTCCCCGTCCACCCACTGACCGTGGGCGAACCGCTGCGGGACGCGCTGCGCGCCACCGGACTCGACAGCCGGGCCGTCCTGGCCGAGAGACCGTACCTGGAGGCCGTACCGACCCTGTCGATGCGGACCGTCGCCCTCGCCGCGCACCCCCGCATCCATCTCAAACTGCCCCTGGCCACCTCCACCCTGGGCCTGCTCAACCGGCGCACCATCAAGCCCGGCACGCTCGTCGACGGTGCTGCCGGCCAGCGCCTGCTGCAGACCGTGATCGCCCGCGAGCACCGCTTCCGCGACAGCATCCTCCACGCCGACGAGACGCGGTTCGCCCATGCCGGCCATGAACTCCTCGCCGTACTGGTGCGCCGCAACCCCGCCGGTCTGGACGACGCCGTCGTCGTACCGATGGCGGCCCTGCTGAGCCGGGCACCCGGTGGCCGACTGCTGATCGACCACCTCGCCGACCGCTTCTACGGCGGCGATCCGCTCGCCCTCCTCGATGCCGCTCTCACTCTGCTCTTCGACTGGCAGACCATGCTCTTCGGCTACGGGATAGCCCTGGAGTCCCACCAGCAGAACATCTCTCTGGTCCTGGAGGAGGACGGGGGCCGCCCCCGCATCCGGCTGCTGCTCAAGGACAACGACGGCCCGCGCATCAACACCGTCCGGATGCGCGAGACTCTCGGCGCCGACGCGCCGGACCCGGCGGCGTTCGACGACGTACGGATCTTCGGTGACAGCGACGGGCCCGTCGTCGATCTGTTCACCACCATCACCGTCCACCTGTGCGCGGGAGCGTACGCCTTCGGGCTCGCCCGGCACGGCCGCGCCCCGCTCCACCGGCTGCTCGGACTCGTCCGCGAACGGCTCGGAGAGGCCGTGGCACGGCTCGGGACGCGGCCGGGACAGCCCGGCGCCGTACTGCGCGAGCACGTCCTGGACGCGGCGCACCTGCCCGTCAAGGCGATGGTGACCGCCGGTACCCTGTTCACCAAGGACCGCTCGGGTGCGTCCGACATCAACAAGCACTACACCACCGGTCCCAACTACCTGTTGCGCGGAGTGTGA
- a CDS encoding type II toxin-antitoxin system PemK/MazF family toxin, whose product MFPGASGTSGAFSTSGGPSDLPGSSGPAATTEADPTEVGSVRTSYAPDRDGDPDPGEIVWTWVPFEENDGRGKDRPVLVVAREKSGTLLAVQLSSKRHDRDREWVAIGVGPWDRAGRESWVDLDRVLRVHEDGMRREACALDRSRFDMVVQRLRERYGWR is encoded by the coding sequence ATCTTCCCTGGCGCATCCGGCACATCCGGCGCATTCAGCACATCCGGCGGGCCCTCCGACCTTCCCGGCAGCAGCGGCCCCGCCGCCACCACCGAGGCCGATCCCACCGAGGTGGGCTCGGTCCGCACCTCGTACGCCCCCGACCGCGACGGTGATCCCGACCCCGGCGAAATCGTCTGGACCTGGGTGCCTTTCGAGGAGAACGACGGGCGCGGCAAGGATCGCCCGGTGCTGGTGGTGGCCCGGGAGAAGAGCGGCACGCTGCTCGCCGTCCAGCTCTCCAGCAAGCGCCACGACCGGGACCGCGAGTGGGTGGCGATCGGCGTCGGGCCGTGGGACCGCGCGGGACGCGAGTCCTGGGTAGACCTCGACCGCGTCCTGCGGGTACATGAGGACGGTATGCGCCGTGAGGCGTGTGCGCTCGACCGATCCCGCTTCGACATGGTCGTACAGCGGCTGCGGGAGCGCTACGGCTGGCGCTGA
- a CDS encoding NAD(P)/FAD-dependent oxidoreductase, protein MTDAVEYDVVVLGAGPVGENLADRTRAAGLSTAVVESELVGGECSYWACTPSKALLRPAIARADARRVPGLRESVQKPLDPEAVLAHRDEYVSHWKDDGQVGWLDSIGSRLYRGHGRLHGPKKVVVEGPEGERHVLTARHAVAVCTGSRAVLPGVPGLAGAKAWTSREATSARSVPGRLAVVGGGVVGVEMATAWQALGAQITLLVRGAGLLPRMEPFVGEHVADALTEAGAQVRTHTAVASVERSGGTGPVTLVLDGGERIEADEVLFATGRAPRTDDLGLESVGQEPGSWLPVDDSCRVKGSDWLYAVGDVNRRALLTHQGKYQARIAGAAIAARAQRVPLLESDRWGAHAATADHAAVPQVVFTDPEAAAVGLSLVQAEEAGHRVRAVDYDLASVAGAALYADGYRGHARMIVDLDREILLGVTFVGPGVGELLHSATVAVAGEVPIDRLWHAVPAFPTISEVWLRLLETYRG, encoded by the coding sequence ATGACGGATGCTGTGGAGTACGACGTCGTCGTGCTGGGTGCGGGCCCGGTCGGGGAGAACCTTGCGGATCGGACAAGGGCGGCGGGCCTGAGCACGGCGGTCGTGGAGAGCGAACTGGTCGGTGGCGAGTGTTCGTACTGGGCGTGCACGCCCAGCAAGGCCCTGCTGCGCCCGGCGATCGCGCGGGCGGATGCCCGCCGCGTCCCGGGCCTGCGTGAGTCGGTACAGAAGCCGCTCGACCCCGAGGCCGTCCTGGCCCACCGTGACGAGTACGTCTCCCACTGGAAGGACGACGGCCAGGTCGGCTGGCTGGACTCGATCGGCAGCCGCCTCTACCGCGGACACGGCAGGCTGCACGGCCCCAAGAAGGTCGTCGTCGAGGGTCCCGAGGGCGAGCGCCATGTCCTGACCGCGCGACATGCCGTCGCCGTGTGCACCGGCAGCCGTGCCGTCCTGCCAGGCGTTCCCGGCCTGGCCGGCGCCAAAGCGTGGACGAGCCGCGAGGCCACCAGCGCCCGCAGTGTGCCCGGCCGGCTCGCGGTCGTCGGCGGGGGAGTGGTCGGGGTGGAGATGGCCACCGCCTGGCAGGCGCTCGGCGCGCAGATCACCCTGCTCGTACGCGGCGCAGGGCTGCTGCCCCGGATGGAGCCCTTCGTCGGTGAGCATGTCGCCGATGCCCTGACCGAGGCAGGCGCCCAGGTCCGCACGCACACCGCTGTCGCCTCGGTCGAGCGCTCCGGCGGCACCGGCCCCGTCACGCTGGTGCTGGACGGCGGCGAGCGGATCGAGGCCGACGAGGTTCTCTTCGCGACCGGCCGCGCCCCGCGTACCGACGATCTCGGCCTGGAGTCGGTGGGCCAGGAACCGGGCTCCTGGCTGCCCGTCGACGACAGCTGCCGGGTCAAGGGCAGCGACTGGCTGTACGCGGTCGGCGACGTGAACCGCCGGGCGCTCCTCACCCACCAGGGCAAGTACCAGGCCCGTATCGCGGGAGCCGCCATCGCGGCCAGGGCCCAGCGGGTCCCCCTGCTGGAGAGCGACCGCTGGGGCGCCCACGCCGCGACCGCCGACCATGCGGCGGTCCCGCAGGTCGTCTTCACCGACCCCGAGGCCGCGGCCGTCGGACTCTCCCTCGTCCAGGCCGAGGAGGCCGGCCACCGGGTGCGCGCCGTCGACTACGACCTGGCCTCCGTCGCGGGGGCGGCTCTGTACGCGGACGGCTACCGCGGCCACGCCCGGATGATCGTCGACCTGGACCGCGAGATCCTGCTCGGCGTCACCTTCGTGGGGCCGGGTGTCGGTGAACTGCTGCACTCGGCCACGGTGGCGGTCGCGGGAGAGGTGCCGATCGACCGGCTGTGGCATGCGGTTCCCGCGTTTCCGACGATCAGTGAGGTGTGGCTGCGCCTGCTGGAGACGTACCGCGGTTGA
- a CDS encoding LacI family DNA-binding transcriptional regulator, whose amino-acid sequence MSQTPEQSAERPVPTSADVARLAGVSRATVSYVLNNTAAVRISEPTRCRVREAAEELGYVPHAAARSLRAGHTRMVLLPTAHVPVGPLYSRFFNELQWALRRLDYTVVQYGSLGLDGDEAARAWAELRPVAVVSLGEVALTRQGVAVLKRSGAKAVITLGPQQVEGAHSLVMDQREIGGCAVAHLLERGRRGIGVVMPQEPGLELFSEPRLEGARTAAAGTGARIEPLTMAYGEESAAVLAARWRGLDLDAVYAYNDEYAMLLMRALQDEGIDIPHEVAVMGADDLLLGRLLRPRLSTVQIDLVAGQRLAELVDRVVRDPGDEPERHDLMGARPLHRESS is encoded by the coding sequence ATGAGCCAGACACCCGAGCAGTCCGCAGAACGCCCCGTTCCGACCAGTGCAGATGTCGCCCGGCTGGCCGGAGTCTCGCGGGCCACCGTCTCGTACGTCCTCAACAACACCGCAGCCGTACGGATCAGTGAGCCCACCCGCTGCCGTGTCCGGGAGGCCGCCGAAGAACTGGGTTATGTACCCCACGCCGCGGCCCGCAGCCTGCGCGCCGGACACACCCGGATGGTCCTGCTCCCCACGGCGCACGTCCCCGTCGGACCGCTGTACAGCCGCTTCTTCAACGAACTCCAGTGGGCGCTGCGCCGCCTCGACTACACCGTCGTGCAGTACGGCAGCCTGGGCCTCGACGGCGACGAGGCCGCCCGCGCCTGGGCGGAACTGCGCCCCGTCGCGGTCGTCTCCCTCGGGGAGGTCGCGCTCACCCGGCAGGGCGTCGCCGTTCTCAAGCGCTCCGGGGCCAAAGCCGTCATCACGCTCGGCCCGCAGCAGGTCGAAGGCGCCCACTCCCTCGTCATGGACCAGCGCGAGATCGGCGGCTGTGCTGTGGCGCACCTGCTGGAGCGCGGCCGGCGCGGCATCGGCGTCGTCATGCCGCAGGAGCCGGGGCTCGAGCTCTTCTCCGAGCCGCGGCTCGAAGGGGCGCGGACGGCAGCGGCGGGCACCGGTGCCCGGATCGAGCCGCTGACCATGGCGTACGGCGAGGAGTCGGCCGCCGTACTTGCCGCCCGCTGGCGGGGGCTCGATCTCGATGCCGTCTACGCCTACAACGACGAGTACGCCATGCTCCTGATGCGTGCCCTCCAGGACGAGGGCATCGACATCCCGCACGAGGTGGCGGTGATGGGGGCCGACGATCTGCTCCTCGGCAGACTGCTGCGGCCCCGGCTGAGCACGGTGCAGATCGACCTGGTCGCCGGTCAGCGACTTGCCGAACTCGTCGACCGCGTCGTGCGCGACCCCGGCGACGAGCCCGAGCGGCACGATCTGATGGGGGCGCGGCCGCTCCACCGCGAGTCCAGCTGA
- the sigJ gene encoding RNA polymerase sigma factor SigJ: MNEEEFLAERFEADRGHLRSVAYRMLGSLSEAEDAVQEAWFRLHRTDVSEVRNLSGWLTTVVGRVCLDMLRSRTSRREEALDTYVPDPIVSPAAGGDPEHEALQSDSVGLALLVVLEALPPAERLAFVLHDMFAVPFDDIALIVERTPAATRQLASRARRRVQGAAPAPEADRTRQREVVDAFLAAARGGDFEALVAVLDPDVLLRADTGAGPAGVSRLIRGSLAVAQQALTFQRFAQYARPALINGAWGIVTVPHGQAYSVMDFTVRDGKVVEINLLADPARLGRLGL, from the coding sequence GTGAACGAAGAGGAATTTCTGGCGGAGCGGTTCGAGGCCGACAGAGGCCATCTGCGGTCGGTGGCCTACCGGATGCTCGGCTCGCTCAGCGAGGCGGAGGACGCCGTGCAGGAAGCCTGGTTCCGGCTTCACCGCACCGACGTCAGCGAGGTCCGGAACCTGAGCGGGTGGCTGACCACCGTCGTCGGCCGGGTCTGCCTGGACATGCTGCGCTCGCGCACGTCACGGCGTGAGGAAGCGCTGGACACCTACGTGCCCGATCCGATCGTCAGCCCCGCGGCCGGGGGCGACCCCGAGCACGAAGCCCTGCAGTCCGACTCCGTAGGTCTCGCCCTGCTCGTGGTCCTGGAGGCGCTGCCGCCGGCCGAGCGGCTCGCGTTCGTCCTGCACGACATGTTCGCCGTGCCCTTCGACGACATCGCCCTCATCGTGGAGCGCACCCCGGCCGCGACCCGGCAGCTCGCCAGCCGCGCACGCCGCCGTGTCCAGGGAGCCGCCCCGGCCCCGGAGGCGGACCGCACCCGCCAGCGCGAGGTCGTCGACGCCTTCCTCGCCGCGGCGCGCGGCGGCGACTTCGAGGCGCTCGTCGCGGTCCTCGATCCCGATGTCCTCCTGCGCGCCGACACCGGCGCCGGACCGGCCGGTGTCTCCCGGCTGATCCGTGGCTCGCTGGCCGTGGCCCAACAGGCGCTCACCTTCCAGCGTTTCGCCCAGTACGCCCGGCCGGCACTCATCAATGGAGCCTGGGGAATCGTCACTGTCCCCCATGGACAGGCGTACTCCGTCATGGACTTCACCGTCAGGGACGGGAAGGTCGTCGAGATCAACCTGCTCGCCGACCCCGCGCGCCTTGGCCGGCTCGGCCTGTAG
- the trxA gene encoding thioredoxin, protein MSTVELTKENFDQVVTDNDFILIDFWASWCGPCRQFAPVYEGAAERHPDLVFAKVDTEAQQELAAAFEIRSIPTLMIVRDNVAVFAQPGALPEAALEDVIGQARGLDMDQVRKSIEDAKDGAAAPEASTES, encoded by the coding sequence ATGAGCACTGTTGAGCTCACCAAGGAAAACTTCGATCAGGTCGTGACCGACAACGACTTCATTTTGATCGACTTCTGGGCTTCCTGGTGCGGTCCTTGCCGACAGTTCGCCCCGGTGTACGAGGGCGCCGCCGAGCGTCACCCGGACCTGGTCTTCGCGAAGGTCGACACCGAAGCTCAGCAGGAGCTCGCAGCCGCCTTCGAGATCCGCTCGATCCCCACGCTGATGATCGTCCGCGACAATGTCGCGGTCTTCGCCCAGCCCGGCGCGCTGCCGGAGGCCGCCCTGGAGGATGTGATCGGTCAGGCGCGCGGGCTGGACATGGACCAGGTCCGCAAGTCGATCGAGGACGCCAAGGACGGTGCTGCGGCGCCGGAGGCCTCGACCGAGTCCTAG
- a CDS encoding (2Fe-2S)-binding protein produces the protein MTLAPGFALAAPVVSCSALLTSTYRRLAVLCQSLQVDIAEPGSPAAQGWADGAELAGRPELLDAFLDAEARRIHNRHAHTARRDVVASRALHDYLWSVSLLMSGPWYLERRVPRIRPYDVRISLTTGAYGIVPGGFACLPDDPAAELPGARVVAHEEALRDELRAAVADHVRPLLAAIGPQLRRGPRALWGMVGDDLVSGIWYLGRMLGQEEQAVRAAGELLPGPVPPFPGGADFRRLTGREGQSYTTRTRLGCCLYYTIRPAEACGTCPRTCDTERVRRLEGDAPA, from the coding sequence GTGACCCTGGCCCCGGGGTTTGCACTGGCCGCACCCGTCGTGAGCTGCTCCGCCCTGCTCACCTCGACCTACCGACGACTCGCCGTACTCTGCCAGTCGTTGCAGGTGGACATCGCGGAACCCGGCTCACCGGCCGCCCAGGGCTGGGCCGACGGCGCCGAACTGGCGGGCCGTCCGGAACTCCTCGACGCGTTCCTCGACGCCGAGGCGCGGCGCATCCACAACCGTCACGCACACACCGCCCGGCGCGATGTCGTCGCCTCCCGCGCGCTGCACGACTACCTCTGGTCCGTCAGCCTGCTGATGAGCGGCCCCTGGTACCTGGAACGGCGCGTGCCGAGGATCCGCCCGTACGACGTCCGGATCAGCCTGACCACGGGGGCCTACGGAATCGTCCCGGGCGGCTTCGCGTGCCTCCCCGACGATCCGGCGGCCGAGCTGCCCGGCGCCCGCGTGGTGGCGCACGAGGAAGCGCTGCGGGACGAGCTGCGGGCGGCTGTCGCCGACCACGTACGCCCCCTGCTGGCCGCAATCGGCCCGCAACTGCGGCGGGGGCCACGGGCGTTGTGGGGCATGGTCGGCGACGACCTGGTGTCAGGTATCTGGTACCTCGGACGCATGCTCGGGCAGGAGGAGCAAGCGGTGCGGGCGGCCGGAGAGTTGCTTCCGGGGCCCGTCCCACCGTTCCCCGGCGGTGCCGACTTCCGCCGGCTGACGGGCCGCGAAGGACAGTCGTACACCACCCGCACGCGTCTCGGCTGCTGCCTCTACTACACGATCCGCCCCGCCGAGGCCTGCGGCACCTGCCCCCGGACCTGCGACACGGAGCGGGTGCGCCGCCTCGAGGGCGACGCGCCCGCTTAG
- a CDS encoding alpha/beta fold hydrolase, with amino-acid sequence MQLHTTSWGEGDRVALLVHGIMADHRTWRKVGPALAAQGYRVIAVDLRGHGASGRDTYSPLLFADDLVETLPRGAELAVGHSLGGLTLSLAVERLAPRRAVYSDPAWHLPAALGTGPERLARAKAFTREEIAALNPRWEGRDVDIELETLRLWDEATAFGLTETFGADLRPAKPVVPSLVTRADPSLLVSPADAAELARRGFEVRTVKGAGHTIHRDDFDAFMTSLEGWI; translated from the coding sequence GTGCAACTCCATACCACCAGCTGGGGCGAGGGCGACCGCGTCGCGCTCCTCGTCCACGGGATCATGGCCGACCACCGCACCTGGCGGAAGGTCGGGCCCGCGCTCGCCGCCCAGGGCTACCGCGTCATCGCCGTCGATCTGCGCGGCCACGGGGCAAGCGGCCGCGACACGTACAGCCCGCTGCTCTTCGCGGACGACCTCGTCGAGACGCTGCCCCGCGGCGCCGAGTTGGCGGTGGGTCACTCACTGGGCGGCCTCACGCTCTCGCTGGCCGTGGAGCGGCTCGCGCCCCGGCGTGCGGTCTACTCCGACCCGGCCTGGCATCTCCCCGCCGCGCTCGGGACCGGACCCGAGCGCCTCGCCCGGGCCAAGGCCTTTACGCGGGAGGAGATCGCGGCCTTGAACCCGCGCTGGGAGGGGCGTGACGTCGACATCGAGCTGGAGACTCTGAGGCTCTGGGACGAGGCCACCGCGTTCGGCCTCACCGAGACCTTCGGCGCAGATCTGCGGCCGGCGAAACCGGTCGTACCTTCGCTGGTGACACGTGCCGACCCGAGCCTTCTCGTCTCTCCCGCCGACGCCGCCGAGCTGGCGAGGCGCGGCTTCGAGGTCCGTACGGTCAAGGGCGCGGGCCACACCATCCACCGTGACGACTTCGACGCCTTCATGACGTCGCTGGAGGGCTGGATCTGA